A region of Candidatus Hadarchaeales archaeon DNA encodes the following proteins:
- a CDS encoding acetate uptake transporter, protein MAETNAAPLGLMGFGLTTVLLNLHNVGLIPLTSMILGMGIFYGGLAQLIAGVIESRKGNTFGTVAFCSYGLFWLSFVALLILPKMGLADAANSHSIGAYLIMWGIFTLIMSVGSLKMRKSVQVIFFSLAILFFLLAAAEFAGSEILKRIAGIEGIFCGLSAIYTSAGEILSEVYG, encoded by the coding sequence TTGGCCGAAACGAACGCGGCACCGTTGGGCTTAATGGGGTTTGGTCTGACCACGGTTCTGCTCAACCTCCATAATGTGGGGCTTATTCCCCTCACGTCTATGATTTTGGGAATGGGAATTTTTTACGGTGGTCTGGCTCAGCTTATCGCCGGAGTGATAGAGTCGAGAAAGGGAAACACGTTCGGAACTGTTGCCTTTTGCTCATATGGTCTTTTCTGGCTTTCGTTTGTGGCGTTGCTCATTCTGCCAAAAATGGGGCTGGCTGATGCGGCGAACTCGCATTCGATTGGAGCCTATCTGATTATGTGGGGGATTTTTACGCTCATAATGTCTGTCGGAAGTCTCAAAATGAGAAAAAGCGTTCAGGTGATTTTCTTTTCGCTAGCGATCTTGTTTTTCCTTTTGGCGGCGGCAGAGTTTGCTGGGAGCGAGATTTTGAAAAGGATTGCCGGAATTGAAGGCATTTTCTGCGGGCTGAGCGCGATCTATACCTCGGCAGGGGAAATTCTCAGCGAGGTTTATGGTTAA
- a CDS encoding site-specific DNA-methyltransferase, translated as MKELANCSIHLVVTSPPYFNAPFDYPGLFRDYNEFLDMIQGVAKELKRVMAPGRIACFVTQDVRIDGKLYPVPADITRIMCEEGFLYRDRIIWKKPEGYIRISRRSGVLIQHPYPMYFYPDNIYEEIIILQNGEYDYSKVEKEKLVDSRINLQEFQNEKWYLSVWEITNVLPLKNRLEEGIAAFPEEIPYRLIKLFSFKGEKVLDPFLGSGTTMKVALELGRKAVGYEIDLELLDVIKKKLRIGQKRLVDSEPVEIIIREDAKHLRKKLQNKVKNQRSVADALEANSKAY; from the coding sequence ATGAAAGAGTTAGCGAATTGTTCAATTCATTTAGTGGTTACTTCGCCCCCTTATTTTAACGCACCTTTTGATTATCCTGGCCTGTTCAGAGATTATAATGAGTTTTTAGACATGATACAAGGTGTTGCGAAAGAGCTCAAAAGAGTCATGGCTCCTGGTAGAATAGCTTGCTTCGTTACACAGGATGTTAGGATAGATGGAAAACTGTATCCGGTGCCAGCTGACATAACTCGAATAATGTGTGAAGAAGGATTCTTATATCGGGACAGAATTATTTGGAAGAAACCAGAAGGATACATTCGTATAAGTCGAAGAAGCGGGGTCCTGATTCAACATCCTTACCCGATGTATTTTTATCCCGACAATATTTATGAGGAAATAATAATCCTTCAAAATGGAGAGTACGATTATTCAAAAGTGGAAAAAGAGAAATTGGTCGACTCTCGTATAAATCTTCAGGAATTTCAGAATGAAAAATGGTATCTTTCTGTCTGGGAAATAACCAATGTTCTTCCCTTGAAAAATAGGTTAGAAGAAGGAATAGCTGCATTCCCAGAGGAAATTCCGTATCGTCTCATAAAGCTTTTTAGTTTTAAGGGAGAAAAGGTTTTGGATCCGTTTTTGGGATCTGGAACCACGATGAAAGTGGCACTAGAATTGGGCAGAAAGGCTGTGGGTTATGAAATAGATTTGGAACTTCTCGATGTTATTAAGAAAAAACTACGGATAGGACAGAAAAGATTGGTTGACAGCGAGCCGGTTGAAATAATCATAAGAGAAGATGCAAAACATTTGAGGAAAAAATTACAGAACAAAGTTAAAAACCAGCGATCCGTAGCCGATGCTTTAGAGGCAAATTCTAAAGCTTATTAA
- a CDS encoding radical SAM protein gives MEIKKTTSVCPECLKRIPATIYESDGKVWIKKSCQEHGEFEDLYLGSYGWYKRAERYAIDGRGVENPQITKEAPVCPEDCGLCRLHMSHTTLANVVLTNRCDLSCWYCFFYAQRLGYVYEPTISQIEEMFKILKSEKPIACNAVQLTGGEPCLRNDLVDIIKLAKSYGFDHVQLNTNGIRLAFNPELVKAVREAGVNTLYLSFDGVSERTNPKNHWEFPLALENARRVGLGIVLVPTVIRGVNDHEVGDIVKYAFKNIDIIRSVNFQPVSLVGRMPRDERDKYRITIPDVIERLEEQTDGQITMEDFFPVPTALIISRFVEALTGRPMYELSSHFACGAATYIFRDNGKMVPITRFIDVEGFLEYLKQKTEELKSGKSKTLVKLQLLFSIGKFIDKKNKPKDLDINKILYQIFVRHNYDALGKFHMKSLFIGMMHFMDLYNYDIERVKRCCIHYVMTDDRIVPFCAFNVIPEWYRDKDMESQGISIEEWEKRTGQKLSDGLYRRDIEKLKQTEAYRKFEQDVKEIRAGRY, from the coding sequence ATGGAAATAAAGAAAACAACATCTGTCTGTCCGGAATGCCTCAAGAGAATACCCGCAACGATCTATGAATCCGACGGAAAAGTCTGGATAAAGAAGTCCTGCCAGGAGCATGGTGAATTCGAGGATCTTTATCTCGGCTCTTATGGGTGGTATAAGAGAGCTGAGCGCTATGCGATCGACGGACGTGGAGTTGAGAACCCGCAGATAACGAAAGAAGCGCCTGTTTGCCCGGAGGACTGCGGTCTCTGCAGACTCCACATGAGCCATACAACCTTAGCCAATGTTGTGCTAACGAACAGATGTGATCTTTCCTGCTGGTATTGTTTCTTCTATGCGCAGCGTCTTGGTTATGTCTACGAGCCGACGATCTCTCAAATCGAGGAAATGTTCAAGATTCTAAAAAGCGAGAAACCGATTGCGTGCAACGCTGTTCAGCTGACTGGAGGAGAGCCCTGTTTACGCAACGATCTCGTCGACATCATAAAGCTGGCAAAATCCTATGGTTTTGACCACGTCCAGCTGAACACGAACGGAATCAGGTTAGCCTTCAATCCTGAGCTTGTTAAGGCTGTTCGGGAAGCCGGTGTTAATACACTCTACTTGAGCTTTGACGGAGTAAGCGAGCGGACGAATCCAAAAAACCACTGGGAATTTCCGCTCGCTCTCGAGAACGCTCGAAGAGTGGGACTTGGGATCGTTCTGGTTCCCACCGTCATCAGGGGTGTAAACGATCATGAGGTCGGAGATATCGTAAAGTATGCTTTCAAGAACATCGACATTATAAGGAGCGTGAACTTCCAACCGGTTTCGCTTGTGGGTAGAATGCCGAGGGATGAAAGAGACAAATACAGAATAACGATTCCGGATGTTATCGAAAGACTTGAAGAGCAGACGGATGGGCAGATAACGATGGAAGATTTTTTCCCTGTTCCGACCGCTCTCATCATAAGCCGGTTTGTTGAAGCCCTGACCGGCAGACCGATGTATGAGTTGAGCTCACACTTCGCCTGCGGAGCCGCCACCTATATCTTCAGAGATAACGGAAAGATGGTTCCCATAACTAGGTTTATAGATGTGGAGGGCTTCCTTGAATATCTCAAGCAGAAAACTGAAGAACTGAAAAGCGGAAAGAGCAAGACTTTAGTCAAGTTACAACTTCTTTTCTCAATCGGGAAATTCATCGACAAAAAGAATAAACCAAAAGATCTCGACATAAACAAAATCCTCTACCAGATTTTCGTCAGACATAATTACGATGCGCTTGGGAAGTTCCATATGAAATCGCTTTTCATTGGGATGATGCACTTCATGGATCTCTACAATTATGACATCGAGAGGGTTAAGAGATGCTGCATCCACTACGTCATGACTGACGACAGAATTGTGCCATTCTGTGCCTTTAACGTGATTCCAGAGTGGTACAGGGATAAAGACATGGAAAGCCAGGGGATTTCAATCGAGGAGTGGGAAAAGAGGACTGGACAAAAACTCTCAGATGGTTTATACAGGCGGGATATCGAAAAGCTCAAACAGACCGAAGCTTACAGAAAGTTTGAGCAGGACGTAAAAGAAATAAGAGCCGGAAGGTACTGA
- a CDS encoding helix-turn-helix domain-containing protein, protein MKSMKDVVEVLRDLGVTEYEAKVYAALLSLGPATAAEASSASGVPYSKIYVVLSKLENRGWVEAQGGRPVRYLARPPAEALEILLSEESKRLRKLAEEARGSLESLYKRGAEMRKPDVWVIRGLSSVVGKAVEIIGHAEAEVLVSLPYLPEGGKEFLSILSLLGAKGVHVRILSTGGARLKMPGVEIRKRERLFGGGVIVDGREVLLILGQQNDVIGIWSNEPGLARFAEEYFNYLWKGAKVLCGKSQRRRGRFSEKKKI, encoded by the coding sequence ATGAAAAGTATGAAAGATGTGGTGGAAGTGCTTAGGGATCTTGGTGTGACGGAATATGAGGCAAAGGTTTACGCGGCTCTTCTATCACTGGGTCCGGCAACGGCGGCCGAAGCGAGCTCCGCCTCAGGCGTTCCTTACTCCAAAATTTACGTAGTGCTCTCCAAGCTGGAAAACCGCGGATGGGTGGAAGCGCAGGGAGGACGGCCGGTGAGATATCTTGCAAGACCGCCGGCCGAAGCCTTGGAGATCCTTCTTTCGGAGGAGAGCAAAAGATTGAGAAAGCTGGCGGAGGAGGCAAGAGGTTCGCTGGAGTCCCTTTACAAACGTGGAGCGGAAATGAGGAAACCCGACGTATGGGTTATTAGGGGCTTGTCCTCTGTTGTCGGTAAAGCTGTTGAGATAATAGGGCATGCAGAAGCCGAAGTCCTAGTTTCGCTTCCATATCTACCTGAAGGTGGAAAGGAATTTCTATCAATTCTCTCTTTATTGGGAGCGAAAGGAGTTCACGTCAGAATTCTGTCGACCGGAGGGGCACGATTGAAGATGCCCGGAGTTGAGATCAGAAAGAGGGAAAGGCTTTTCGGTGGGGGGGTGATTGTCGACGGCAGAGAAGTTTTACTGATTCTTGGACAGCAAAACGATGTCATAGGGATATGGTCGAACGAGCCCGGCCTAGCGCGTTTTGCCGAAGAATACTTTAATTATCTCTGGAAGGGAGCAAAGGTGTTATGCGGGAAGTCACAAAGACGGCGAGGGAGATTTTCCGAGAAAAAGAAGATTTAG
- the hypD gene encoding hydrogenase formation protein HypD encodes MREVTKTAREIFREKEDLAKHVISLIKRHAREIGETIKIMNFCGTHEWTTVHYGIRSILPPNVEMVAGPGCPVCITPAGDVDLAVEAAMEGIILYTYGDAFRLRGSKNPFSLQEAKAAGADVRVVYSFLDAVRDAEVHGRESLFFGIGFETTAPSYAILFESGKVPRNLKFLSACRLTPPSMKYVVDFHEKKGLFPIKGVIAPGHVSTVIGASEWGFLPKEYGIPVVVAGFEPVDVLLAVERILRMISEEKPGIEVEYRRLVTWEGNVRAKRAIEKVFKVSGARWRGLGEIPKSGLVLREEFSEYEMAGKGGELVEKMPPGCRCADVIVGAAKPSDCPLFISKCSPTNPIGPCMVSSEGTCSIWAREGERRK; translated from the coding sequence ATGCGGGAAGTCACAAAGACGGCGAGGGAGATTTTCCGAGAAAAAGAAGATTTAGCTAAACACGTGATCTCCCTGATTAAAAGACATGCCAGAGAAATCGGGGAAACGATAAAGATAATGAACTTCTGCGGAACGCATGAGTGGACGACCGTTCACTATGGAATTCGCTCGATTCTTCCTCCGAATGTTGAGATGGTTGCTGGACCCGGTTGTCCCGTTTGCATAACGCCAGCCGGCGATGTGGACCTAGCCGTCGAAGCAGCAATGGAAGGTATTATTTTGTATACGTATGGCGATGCCTTCAGGCTGAGAGGGAGTAAAAACCCGTTCAGTCTCCAGGAGGCGAAAGCAGCCGGAGCAGACGTTAGGGTAGTTTACAGTTTTCTTGATGCTGTGAGGGACGCGGAAGTGCATGGAAGAGAGAGTCTTTTCTTCGGTATAGGTTTCGAGACAACTGCTCCTAGCTATGCAATCCTTTTCGAGAGCGGAAAAGTTCCGAGAAATCTGAAGTTTCTCTCCGCCTGTCGCCTGACCCCGCCCTCCATGAAGTATGTTGTGGATTTTCATGAGAAGAAAGGATTGTTTCCGATCAAAGGGGTGATTGCCCCCGGCCATGTCTCAACGGTGATAGGTGCGTCCGAGTGGGGATTTCTGCCAAAAGAATACGGGATCCCTGTTGTTGTTGCAGGCTTCGAGCCGGTGGATGTTCTTCTTGCCGTTGAGCGAATTCTTCGGATGATAAGCGAGGAAAAGCCAGGGATCGAGGTTGAATATCGGAGACTTGTAACTTGGGAGGGAAATGTCAGAGCGAAGAGAGCAATAGAAAAAGTTTTCAAAGTATCTGGTGCTCGCTGGAGGGGACTTGGAGAGATCCCTAAAAGTGGCTTGGTCTTGCGAGAGGAATTCAGCGAGTATGAAATGGCTGGCAAGGGCGGTGAACTCGTCGAGAAGATGCCTCCGGGCTGCAGATGTGCAGATGTGATTGTAGGCGCGGCGAAGCCATCGGATTGTCCGCTCTTCATATCCAAGTGCTCTCCAACCAACCCGATTGGCCCTTGTATGGTCTCTAGTGAAGGAACTTGTTCGATATGGGCGAGAGAAGGGGAAAGGAGGAAATGA
- a CDS encoding HypC/HybG/HupF family hydrogenase formation chaperone translates to MCWGVPAKVVKVEGLYAHVDFGGVKKQVLVGVEDIREGEIAVVHAGLIIGKIDEKSLAENLEFYREVIAANFMAEGLSSEEARKRAEEEIKKILQK, encoded by the coding sequence ATGTGCTGGGGTGTTCCCGCTAAGGTTGTGAAGGTCGAGGGTCTTTATGCCCATGTTGATTTTGGAGGTGTAAAGAAACAGGTGCTGGTTGGTGTTGAGGACATTAGGGAAGGAGAGATAGCAGTTGTGCATGCCGGTCTGATAATTGGCAAGATCGATGAGAAATCTCTCGCCGAGAATTTAGAATTTTACAGGGAAGTGATTGCGGCAAACTTTATGGCAGAAGGTCTGTCCAGCGAGGAAGCAAGAAAGAGAGCAGAGGAAGAAATAAAGAAAATTCTCCAGAAATAG
- a CDS encoding Uxx-star family glutaredoxin-like (seleno)protein gives MKPRVKIYTTPTCPYCQMAKNYLKKLGVEFEEVNVAEDREAAIEMIEKSGQMGVPVIDIDGQIIVGFDREAINRALGIKT, from the coding sequence ATGAAGCCAAGGGTGAAAATTTATACAACTCCGACATGTCCATACTGCCAAATGGCAAAAAATTATCTGAAAAAACTGGGCGTTGAGTTTGAAGAGGTCAATGTCGCCGAAGACAGAGAGGCAGCAATCGAGATGATAGAGAAATCCGGGCAGATGGGAGTCCCTGTTATCGACATAGATGGGCAGATAATAGTTGGCTTTGACAGAGAGGCAATAAACAGGGCACTCGGAATCAAAACCTGA
- the cofE gene encoding coenzyme F420-0:L-glutamate ligase: MAGDVIEIIGLRLPVIKPGDDLVEEILKASKKSGGIRNEDILVVSSKVVAVAEGRIIRLRDVRPSPRAKSLAKRAKISAPLAEMVIREADEILGIGGGAVLTLKGGLLCANAGIDLSNAPPGFAVLLPSNPNKAANEIMKKIKERSGKRVGVVISDSTVRPLRLGTIGQAIGYAGFEPVIDCRGSPDLFGRPMRITLISLADLLASAAELIMGETSGRKPVVIIRGLKVKFAEKPKLSPIVEKNKDLYSSIFRF, from the coding sequence ATGGCGGGCGACGTTATAGAGATCATAGGACTGCGGCTTCCGGTAATAAAACCAGGTGACGATCTCGTTGAGGAGATTCTTAAAGCTTCTAAAAAATCTGGAGGCATCAGAAATGAAGACATACTCGTCGTGAGTTCTAAGGTCGTTGCGGTGGCAGAAGGGAGGATAATCAGACTCAGAGATGTTCGACCTTCTCCTCGCGCAAAGAGTCTTGCAAAACGAGCTAAAATTTCTGCTCCACTGGCCGAGATGGTGATCAGAGAAGCAGACGAAATCCTCGGAATAGGAGGGGGCGCAGTCCTCACCCTCAAGGGTGGTCTTCTCTGTGCAAACGCCGGGATCGACCTCTCTAACGCTCCGCCGGGCTTTGCCGTCCTTCTCCCCTCCAATCCGAACAAAGCTGCAAACGAAATCATGAAAAAAATAAAAGAACGCTCTGGTAAGAGGGTTGGGGTCGTGATCTCGGACAGCACTGTTAGACCCTTAAGGCTAGGAACGATCGGACAGGCAATCGGTTATGCGGGTTTTGAACCGGTTATCGACTGCAGAGGCTCTCCTGACCTCTTCGGCAGGCCCATGCGAATCACCTTAATTTCTCTAGCCGACCTTCTTGCCTCCGCCGCCGAGCTCATCATGGGGGAAACTTCGGGAAGAAAACCCGTGGTGATAATCAGGGGATTAAAAGTGAAATTCGCCGAAAAACCGAAGTTATCCCCAATCGTCGAAAAGAATAAAGATCTTTACTCCTCAATCTTCAGGTTTTGA
- a CDS encoding pyruvate ferredoxin oxidoreductase subunit gamma has translation MIEVTFHGRGGQGAVTAARLLAEAAFLEGKFCQAFPTFGAERRGAPVCAFARISENPIRLRSQVYSPDHVVILDASLLGVVDVCEGLKENGWIVINSKGLPGKLAGKNVAIVDATKIAIEAIGRPIVNTAMLGAFAKITNVVSLDSLIKVVNKYFEGKGAVGNMNALRIAYEEVKVV, from the coding sequence ATGATAGAAGTCACCTTTCATGGACGCGGTGGTCAGGGAGCCGTAACGGCCGCTAGGCTTCTCGCCGAAGCCGCATTTTTAGAAGGAAAATTTTGTCAGGCTTTCCCGACATTTGGAGCGGAGCGGAGGGGAGCCCCGGTTTGCGCTTTCGCTCGGATCTCGGAAAATCCGATTAGGTTACGCAGCCAAGTTTATTCACCCGATCACGTCGTTATTCTAGACGCGTCTCTCCTTGGTGTGGTCGACGTTTGTGAGGGTCTCAAAGAGAATGGCTGGATAGTTATAAACTCCAAAGGTCTTCCGGGAAAGCTCGCTGGAAAGAACGTGGCAATCGTTGACGCAACTAAAATCGCCATAGAGGCGATTGGGCGTCCAATAGTGAACACGGCAATGCTCGGTGCGTTTGCAAAAATCACGAACGTCGTCAGTCTAGATTCGCTCATCAAAGTCGTAAACAAATATTTTGAAGGAAAAGGAGCAGTCGGGAATATGAATGCGCTGAGAATTGCCTATGAGGAGGTGAAGGTTGTTTGA
- the porD gene encoding pyruvate synthase subunit PorD, producing the protein MKLEPGAVITEPGNSEKNETGGWRSFRPVIKDEKCKRCGICWMFCPDMAISPKEPYQIDYRYCKGCGICANECPFKAIEMVEEEK; encoded by the coding sequence TTGAAGCTCGAACCCGGCGCGGTCATAACCGAACCTGGGAATTCGGAGAAAAATGAAACAGGAGGCTGGAGGTCATTTAGACCAGTTATCAAGGATGAGAAGTGTAAGCGTTGTGGGATATGCTGGATGTTTTGCCCGGATATGGCTATATCCCCGAAAGAGCCTTACCAGATAGATTACAGATATTGTAAAGGCTGTGGGATTTGCGCAAACGAGTGTCCCTTCAAAGCCATTGAAATGGTGGAGGAAGAGAAATGA
- the porA gene encoding pyruvate synthase subunit PorA: MKEVLTGNEAAALGAKLARVQVISAYPITPQTVVVEKLSEYVANGELQAEFMKVESEHSAMSACIGAAAAGARTFTATSSQGLMLMSEMLFVASGLRLPIVMANANRSLSAPLSIWCDWQDTMAVRDSGWIQLYCENNQEILDSVIQAFKIAEQTLLPVMVCYDGYILSHTVEPVDIPEQKEVDDFLPPYSYPFMLDPGKPVTLGAVGTPPYYMEFRYMLDQALLSSKKVITDVGEDFGRRFGRRYGLLEAYRCDDADFVIVTMGSLAGAVKDVVDDLRKKGKKVGVLKLRSFRPFPSDELAEALSNVKAIGVMEKDISLGSFGALFLDVLASLSLNEVRLPAVNVICGLANRDVTSEDIVKVFDMIEDVASKRKSVKETVWLGLRKELLEGEEI; this comes from the coding sequence ATGAAAGAAGTTTTAACTGGCAACGAAGCCGCAGCTCTTGGGGCGAAGCTCGCAAGAGTGCAGGTGATTTCGGCATACCCGATCACACCGCAGACGGTTGTTGTGGAAAAACTCTCAGAGTATGTGGCGAATGGGGAGCTTCAGGCCGAGTTCATGAAGGTAGAGTCTGAGCACAGTGCGATGAGCGCTTGCATTGGCGCTGCCGCGGCTGGGGCTAGGACCTTCACTGCAACGTCTTCTCAAGGGTTAATGCTCATGAGCGAGATGCTATTTGTCGCCTCAGGTCTGCGCCTCCCAATAGTGATGGCGAACGCAAACAGATCTCTTTCCGCTCCGCTTAGCATTTGGTGTGATTGGCAGGATACAATGGCGGTTAGAGATTCGGGATGGATACAGCTCTACTGCGAGAACAATCAGGAGATTCTCGACTCTGTTATTCAGGCTTTCAAGATAGCCGAGCAAACTCTTCTCCCCGTGATGGTCTGTTATGATGGTTACATTCTTTCCCATACGGTGGAACCAGTAGACATCCCAGAGCAGAAGGAGGTCGACGATTTTCTTCCACCATATTCTTATCCGTTTATGCTAGATCCCGGGAAGCCAGTCACCTTGGGAGCCGTGGGAACTCCTCCGTACTACATGGAGTTTAGGTACATGTTAGATCAAGCCCTCTTAAGTTCAAAAAAAGTGATTACAGATGTTGGAGAGGATTTCGGACGGAGATTTGGGAGAAGATATGGACTTTTGGAGGCTTACCGGTGTGATGATGCGGATTTTGTTATTGTCACGATGGGGTCACTTGCTGGAGCGGTTAAAGATGTGGTTGATGATTTGAGAAAGAAGGGTAAAAAAGTCGGTGTCCTGAAGCTCAGATCGTTTAGACCATTTCCATCAGACGAGCTAGCGGAGGCACTTTCAAACGTTAAAGCGATCGGTGTGATGGAGAAAGACATTTCCCTTGGAAGTTTCGGAGCTCTCTTCCTAGATGTTTTGGCTTCTCTTTCTTTGAATGAGGTAAGGTTACCTGCGGTCAATGTCATCTGTGGTCTGGCAAATAGGGATGTGACTTCCGAAGATATTGTCAAAGTTTTTGATATGATCGAGGATGTCGCGTCAAAAAGAAAGTCTGTGAAAGAAACTGTCTGGCTAGGTCTGAGGAAGGAGCTTTTGGAGGGGGAGGAAATATGA
- the porB gene encoding pyruvate synthase subunit PorB yields the protein MKAFPEEELIARGHRACAGCGSILALRHAMKALGKNTIVVASTGCMEVVTSPYPETSWKVPWIHVAFENAAAVASGIARALKVRGRTDVKVVAIAGDGGTADIGIQALSGAAERNENIIYICYDNEAYENTGIQRSGCTPFGAWTTTTPVGKVIRGEDRPKKDMPAIMAAHGIPYVATASIAYPLDLIKKVRKAMGIEGTSYIHIHASCVPGWRIPENKSVEVCKMAVLSGVWILYEIEKGKVNVTFKPPKRIPVRDYLMAQGRFRHLSDKEIIEIQRMVDEQCKKFGID from the coding sequence ATGAAGGCGTTTCCTGAGGAAGAGCTGATAGCGAGAGGCCACAGGGCCTGCGCCGGCTGCGGAAGCATTCTTGCCCTCAGGCATGCCATGAAAGCTCTAGGAAAGAACACCATAGTTGTTGCCTCCACCGGCTGTATGGAGGTTGTAACTTCTCCATATCCGGAAACATCTTGGAAGGTCCCTTGGATACACGTTGCTTTTGAGAATGCTGCGGCTGTTGCTTCCGGAATAGCGAGGGCGTTAAAGGTGAGGGGGAGAACGGACGTGAAGGTTGTGGCGATTGCGGGAGATGGGGGAACGGCAGATATAGGTATTCAAGCCCTCTCCGGAGCGGCGGAGAGAAACGAGAATATTATCTACATATGTTATGACAACGAGGCCTATGAGAACACGGGGATACAAAGGAGCGGGTGTACGCCTTTTGGGGCTTGGACGACAACAACGCCGGTTGGAAAGGTTATCAGAGGGGAAGACAGACCGAAGAAGGATATGCCAGCGATCATGGCCGCTCACGGTATCCCATATGTTGCGACGGCTTCGATTGCCTATCCTCTAGATCTGATAAAGAAAGTGAGAAAGGCCATGGGAATTGAGGGAACCTCTTACATACATATCCACGCGAGTTGTGTTCCAGGCTGGAGAATTCCTGAGAACAAGAGCGTGGAGGTTTGCAAAATGGCGGTTTTGAGCGGAGTTTGGATTCTTTACGAAATCGAAAAAGGAAAAGTGAATGTGACATTCAAACCGCCTAAACGTATTCCTGTGAGAGATTATCTAATGGCACAGGGAAGGTTCAGACATCTGAGCGATAAGGAAATAATAGAAATCCAGCGAATGGTCGATGAGCAGTGCAAGAAGTTTGGAATAGATTGA
- a CDS encoding dihydropteroate synthase translates to MKNRARLGRIKIGDGLPVAVIGIINLSHESFYQGSVARSVEDALKVGEKMVEEGACILDVGARATGPGAIQISIDEERKRLIPTVRKLAGELDVPISVDTQFSEVAEEAVEAGAEIINDISGLKRDKEVAEVAAKYDCSLILMAAKRNPGDTTTIEEIKSAWKESLKICRLSGVRLSNVALDPAIGAWPARLEKLGKAFKKQRGFAKTDLIDLEIIARLKELKKIGRPICVGISRKSFIGRILGLDDPAERLAGSLGATIMAIINGASAVRTHDPKETSQAIRVCEAILKASS, encoded by the coding sequence ATGAAAAACAGGGCAAGACTTGGGAGAATAAAGATAGGTGACGGTCTGCCAGTCGCGGTGATTGGCATAATCAACCTTAGCCACGAATCTTTCTATCAAGGTTCCGTTGCACGTTCCGTCGAAGACGCTCTGAAAGTTGGGGAGAAAATGGTCGAAGAAGGCGCCTGCATCCTCGACGTCGGAGCCAGGGCAACGGGACCCGGAGCAATTCAGATATCTATAGACGAAGAACGAAAGAGATTGATACCCACTGTCAGAAAGCTTGCGGGAGAGTTGGACGTTCCAATATCCGTGGACACACAATTCTCCGAAGTTGCTGAAGAGGCGGTTGAAGCCGGAGCGGAGATAATAAACGACATAAGCGGGTTAAAAAGAGACAAGGAAGTCGCCGAAGTTGCCGCAAAATACGATTGCTCGCTCATTCTGATGGCCGCAAAAAGGAACCCGGGAGATACGACTACAATCGAAGAGATAAAATCCGCTTGGAAAGAGAGCCTGAAAATTTGCCGACTGAGTGGAGTTAGACTTTCCAACGTTGCCCTCGACCCCGCGATAGGCGCTTGGCCCGCTAGACTTGAGAAGCTTGGAAAAGCCTTCAAAAAACAGAGAGGATTCGCGAAGACGGATCTGATAGATCTCGAAATCATAGCAAGACTTAAAGAACTGAAAAAAATTGGGCGTCCGATCTGCGTTGGAATTTCGAGAAAATCCTTCATCGGAAGAATCCTTGGACTTGACGATCCAGCTGAAAGGCTAGCCGGTTCACTTGGAGCTACAATCATGGCTATAATCAACGGAGCATCGGCTGTGAGAACTCACGACCCTAAGGAAACTTCACAAGCAATAAGGGTGTGTGAAGCTATACTAAAAGCTTCCAGTTGA